GCTAGCCGGTCACGTGGTTGCCGAGTGTGACGCCAGGGCGGCGTTCGGCACCGAAGGTCGCCCTGGCGTTACGTTCGGCGCGTCAGCAGCTGTCGACGACGAGATCGCAACGTGGAATGGCGGTCGCGATCAGCCGGGCGTTCGGTTCGTCGACGGAGTCGACCCAGGCCGCCGCGGCCCGCGGTGTGCGACCGCCCTCGACGTGCCGCCGGATCAGCCGCACCCGCCGCTCGGGCGCCGGGCAGTCGACGTAGTACAGCCGGGTCAGCAGCGGCCGCACCTGCGCCCACTCCCCATCAGGCAAACCCAGATAGTTGCCTTCGGTGAGCACCAGCCGACTGGCTGCGAGCACCACATGACCCGCGGCCACCGGTTCGTCAAGGCGGCGCTCGAAGGCAGGCACATAAACGTCTCCGCGGTCGTACTCCTCGGCGATGCGGCGCAGGATGGCCAGGTAGCCGGCGGCGTCGAAGGTGTCGAGCGCGCCTTTGCGGTCACGGCGGCCCAACGCGTCGAGGACGGCATTGGACAGATGGAAGCCGTCCATCGGGACGTAGGACGCCCCGTCGAAACGCTCCAAGAGGGCTTGCGCCACCGTCGACTTCCCCGCACCCGGCGGCCCGGTGATGCCCACCAGAACTCGGCCTGGCGCCGTGTCGAGCAGACCGGCGACTTCGGCGGCGAGTATTTCCACGGCGGACACGATGGACTGAAACCTACCTTGAGCAGACGAAAGGCCCGGTCCCTTGTACAGGGACCGAGCCTCTCAGTGTCACGTGTGTGGGGCCCGCCCGGCGGCGGCCTCCAGCACTGTTCCCCGGCTGTTGGATCCTCAAACCCGGCCGCGCAGAATGAGTGACACCCAGCGCACGCCCGCCACAGACGACGGGCTACGGTTACTTCTGAGAACGGCCGTGCGCAGATGGAGGGACAGCTGATGGACTTGTCGTGGTCGGCGAAAGATCTTGAGTTCCAAGCTGAGGTGCGGGCGTTCCTCGACCAGAAGCTCACCCCCGATCTGCGGCAGGCCGGCCGGCTGATGACCAGCGTCTACGCCGACCACGAGGCCAGCATGGCCTGGCAGGCGATCCTCCATGAGCGGGGCTGGGCCGCGCCGGCGTGGCCGGTCGAGTACGGCGGCTGCGACTGGACTCTGACCCAGCACTACATCTTCAGCCGCGAGTCGACTCTCGCCGGGGCTCCCGCGCTGTCGCCGATGGGGATCTCGATGGTCGCGCACGCCATCATCGCCTACGGCACGCCCGAGCAGAAGGACTACTTTCTGCCCCGCATCCTCACCGGCGAGGTGTTCTTCTGCCAGGGCTATTCCGAGCCCGAGGCCGGTTCGGACCTGGCCTCACTGTCGATGTCGGCCGTGCGGGACGGCGACGATCTCGTCTGCACCGGCAGCAAGATCTGGACCACCCATGCCGGCGAGGCCAATTGGATCTTCGCCCTGGTCCGTACCTCGCGTACGGGCCGCAAGCAGCAGGGCATCACCTTCGTGCTGATCGACATGAGCACGCCGGGCATCGAGATCCGGCCGCTGGTGATGACCTCCGGCGAGCAGGTGCAGAATCAGCTCTTCTTCGACGGGGTGCGAGTGCCCACGTCGAACGTGATCGGACAGATCGACGACGGCTGGACGGTGGCCAAGTATCTGCTGGAGTTCGAACGCGGCGGCGGCGCGACGGCACCCGGGCTGCAGGCGATGGCCCGGGCCATCGCCACGGCGGCCATCGAGCAGCCCGGACCCGATGGGGGCCGGCTGATCGACAACCCGGCGTTCGCCGCCAAACTCGCCGATGTCGGGATCCGCGCCGAGGTACTCGAGATTCTCGAATTCCGGGTGCTGACAACGGTTGCCGAGGGCGGCCACCCGGGTGCGGCGTCATCGATGCTGAAGATTCTGTCCACCGAGCTCTCGCAGGCGATCACCGAGTTGGCGATGGAGGCGTCCGGCCCACACGGCCGGGCATACCAGCCGCATGCCACCAAGCCGGGCGGTCCGGTCGCCGACTTCGAGCCGCCCGCAGACGGTTACGTCAGCGGCCAGCCGTGGCAGGCGGTGGCCCCGCTGCGGTACTTCAACGATCGGGCCGGCTCAATCTACGCGGGCAGCAACGAAATTCAACGCAATATTCTGGCCAAAGCGACATTGGGGCTGTAATGGACTTCAACCTGAACAAAGAACAAGAGCTCCTGCGCGACGGCCTGGGAAAGTTCCTGGCCACCCGCTATGACCTCGAGAAGAGCCGCACCGCGGCGAAGATCGGGCCGGGCTGGCAGCCCGAGATCTGGCGCGGCCTGGCCGACGACCTCGGCATCCTCGGCGCCGCCTTTCCGGAGTCGGTCGGTGGAATCGGCGGCGGCCCGGTCGAAATCATGGTGATCGCCGAGGAACTCGGCCGCGCACTGGTGATCGAGCCCTTCATCGACACCGTCGTGGTAGCCGGTGGCCTGCTGCAGCGCGCCGACAACCCATCCGCCGCAGCACTTTTGGAGCGCATCGCCGACGGCAGCGCGATCGTCGCCCTGGCCGGCACCGAGCCGGACAACGGTGACCACGCGGTATCCACCACCGCGGTCCGCGCCGGGGACGAGTGGGTCATCACCGGCGACAAGATCGTCGTCACCGCCGCCCCACTGGCCACCCATCTGCTTATCACCGCGCGGACCTCCGGTGAATCTGCTGACCCGCACGGGATTTCGCTGTTTCTCACCGAATTCGACCCCGCCAGCCCGCCGCCCGGTGTCGAAGTGCACGGGTACCGCACCATCGACGACCGGCGCGGAGCTGACCTCACGTTCGACGGCCTGCGCCTGCCCGCCGACGCACTTCTGGTCGAGGATGCGTCCCCGACGCTGGCCCGTGCTCGCGACGAGGGCGCGGCAGCGGTCTGCGCGGAGGCGGTCGGCAGCATGCGAAAGGTGTTGTCCGACACGGTCGAATACTGCAAGCAACGCCAGCAGTTCGGTCAGCCGATCGGCACCTTTCAGGTTCTGCAACATCGCATGGTCGACATGTACATGGAGCTCGAGCAGTCCGTCGCCGCGGTCTACCTTGCGGTGCTGAACCTGGAGGCCGAGCCGCAGGTTCGGGCCCGGGCGGTCTCGGCGGCCAAGGCCACCATCGGGCGAGCAGCGCGGTTCATCGGCCAGAACGCTGTCCAACTCCACGGCGGCATGGGGATGACCGAGGAGCTGGCGATCGGCCACTACTTCAAGCGGCTCACCGCGCTGCAGTACGAGTTCGGTTCCACCGATGAGCACCGAGCGCGGTACGCGAAACTAACCCGCCCTTAAGCGGTTTGGGCGGCCACCCGCGCCCGCTCCCGCATCGAGGCGATCACGCCGCCGTCGTTGAGGATGTCGGTTCCGGTCAGATAGGTGGCGCGGTCGCTGGCGCAGAAGGCGAACAGCTCGGCCATCTCCTCGGCCTTCCCCCAGCGGGGCACCGCGGCGTTGGCGACCATCGCCCCGGCGCCGGCCTCGGCTTCCAGCAGACCCATCTCGGTGTCCACGGATCCCGGCGACACCGAGACGATGCGCAGGCCCCGGCCGTTGAACCGCTCGGCCTGCGCGGCGCTATACCACCTGACGAAGGTCTTGCTGATGCTGTAGGCCAGCCCGGAACGCATCTCCTCCCCCGCGATGTCGCACGCCGCCAGCATCTCGGTCAGGAACCGCGGTTCATCGGTGAAGGCCAGATCGAAATGCTGGGCGGGGACGATTTCGTCGGGCAGCATGTGCGACGCCATCGACGCCACGTTGACGATCGCAGATCCCTCACCGGCCGAGGCGAAGAACGCCTCGTTGACCCTGAGGGTGCCGATGGCGTTGGTGGTCATCACGTAGTCGGCGTCGCCCATACTCGGACTGACACCCGCGGTGTGGATCACCGACGCGATCGGCCCGATGCCGGCCGCGGTCTCAAACAGTCGCGCGACGGCATCCCGGTCGGTGACATCGCAGTGAACCGGCGTCGCCGAGATCCCCAGGCTCTCCAGCTCCGCCACCGCGCCGTCGAGACGGTCCTGCCGGATGTCGCATAGCACCACCGTGTGGTCCTGGCCGACGATCTGGGCGGTGGCCCGACCCATGCCGCCCGCACCCCCGGTGATTACCGAAACCCGTGTCATGCCCGGACGATATCCGGCCGGCTCGCGCGGGCGGGCAGCAGGGCGGAAAGTGCGTCAGAAACCCGTAATCGACTTTCACCTGCCGGGAGGGTATGCCTGCAAGAGAACAAGGAGGCACTCGTGTTGAAGACTGTTGCGACAGCGGTGGTACAGGTCGCCGGGGGCGTGGGCAACATCGTGGGAATCCGGGTAGGCACCGAGGAGCCGGCCTTCACCGTCGAGCGCGTGGTCGACGGTGTCGAGATCCGCCGGTATGGACCCCGCGTCGCCGCCGAGACGGCGATCGATGCCGACGAGGAGTCGGCCCGCAATCAGGGTTTCCGGCTGCTCGCGCGCTACATCTTCGGCGGCAATTCCGGCAGTGCCAAAATCGCGATGACCGCGCCGGTGGCCCAACAGCCCAGCGAGAAGATCGCGATGACCGCGCCGGTCGCGACCCAACGCAACGCCTCGGGCGAATGGGTCATCCGCTTCTTCATGCCCTCGAAGTACACCCTCGAGACCTTGCCCACCCCGACTGACGACCGGGTGCGGCTCGTGGTGGTTCCCCCCGAGACCGTCGCGGTGCTGCGGTTCAACGGCAGCATCGGCCCGGGCGCGGTCGCCGAGCGCACCAACCAACTCATGAAAGCCTTGCACCGCAACGACATCGAAACCACTGGTGAGCCCCTGGCGTGGTTCTACGACCCGCCGTGGACGCTGCCGTGCCGACGCCGCAACGAGGTGGTGGTCGGCGTCGCCGAGTCCGCGTGATCGGCTGACCCGTTCCATAGCGCACACGAGACGCGCCCAGGTGCCACAATTCCGGGCGTGCCCACCACCGCGTCGCCGACCTGGCTGGCCCCGGCCATCCGGCCGTATCGTGCGCACTGGCTGAAGGCCGACCTGCTGGCCGGGCTGAGCACCGGCGCGGTGGTCATCCCGCTGGCGATGGCGTACGCGACGGTCGCCAACATGCCCGTCCAGATCGGGTTGTACACCTGCATGGTCCCGGTGGTGGTGTACGCCTTCATCGGTGGATCCCGAGTCACCAGCGTCACCACATCGTCCACGGTGTCGACACTGACCGCCTCGACCATGCTGGCCGGCGGGGTTCTCATCGGCAGCGACGACCAGCGGGGCGATCTGGTGACCCTGACGCTGCTGGTGGGGCTTTTCCTGTTGCTGGCCAGGGCGTTTCGACTGGGCATGCTGGTCGACAACATCAGCGACATGACGTTGGTGGGCATCAAGGTCGCCGTCGGACTCACTGTCATGGCCGCGCAGCTCCCCAAGCTGCTGGGGGTGCCTCCCCACCCACACACCACCGGGTTCTTCAGGGTGGCGTGGGCGGCGCTGTCCGATATCCCGCGGGCCAGTCCGCTGACGGTGGCGATCTCGGTCGTCTGTCTCGCCACGCTGCTCGTGCTGGCGAAGGTGGCGCCACGTGTTCCCGGCCCGCTCGTGCTGATCGCCGTCGGCATCGCGCTGAGCGCCGCGGTGGCGCTGCCCGCGTACGGCGTTGCTCTCGTTCCGACGGTGCCGTCCGGTTTCCCCATGCCGGACGTCCCCCACCTCGATCGCCACATCGTGCCGTTGGTCCCGGGCGCGTTGGCGATCGCCGTGATGGCGTTCCTCGAGACGATCGCGGTGGCGCGCACCTCGAGACGCGCCGAGGAGAACTCGACCGAACCGGACCGCGAACTGCTCGCACTGGGCACGGCCGCGGTCGCGGGCGCGTTCTTCCATTCGCTGCCCCCGGCCGGCGGTTTCGCCCAGACCTCGGTGAACCTGCGCGCCGGCGCCCGCAGCCAGATCAGCGGCCTGGTGCTGGCTGCGCTGGCCGTCCTCGTCGCGCTGTTCATCGCGCCGGTCCTCAGCCTGCTGCCTCAGGCGGTGCTCGGCGCGGTGGTGGTGGTCGCAGTCACCCGCCTGGTCGACGTGGGCGCCCTACGCCGGCTCTACGGCCTCAACCCGCGCGAATGCTTCGGCGCCATCGGGGTCGCGCTGATCGGCCTGGCGTTCGGACTCATTCCTGCGGTGGCCGTCGCGGTCGCGGTTACCCTGCTGTTGGTGCTGCACGTGGTCAACGCACCGCACGTCGTCCAGGTAATCCGTCATGACAAGGGCGCGTGGGTAGAGCAGCCCGAGAACGCGGTGCTGATACCGGCCGACCCGCTGGTCCTGCGCTGCCTGGTGCCGCTGTATGCCGCCAACGTGCGTCCCAACATCGCCGCGATCCGGGATGCCGCGCTGGACCTGCAGCCGCCTGCGCGGACGGTGGTACTCGACTTGGTTCGGCAGACGGTGCTGGAATCGACGGTGCTGCACATCCTCGTCGACCTTGACCTCGAGCTGTCCGGGGCGGGCATCCGGTTGATGATCACCGCGCTTCCCGCCCGGACACTGCAGATGCTGCAGCGCACCGAATGGTGGCACGAAGTCGAGGCCGACGGACGCTACCAACCCGACCTCGACGCGGCCGTCGAGGCAGTCGGTCGCTAGCTCGTCGGCGCACCCGCGTCAGCCGCGGGCGGCGCGGCCGACGTTCCGACGGGTCCGGTTGGAGTCGACGACATGCCAGCCGGCGGCGCCGCGTTGGCGTCGAGCGGTCGTTGGGTGAGCAACAGCAATGCGTCGCTGCCCGACACCTCCTGGGTGCGCATCGCATGCAGCAGGTCCCGCAGGTAGCTCAACCGGCCTTGCGGCGCCGTGTCGGTGCCGGTGGTGGTCGTGCCCGGCGGCGGGTTGTCCGGGCTGGACAGATGCTGGACCGGCACCGGCGCCGGCGCGGGGGCCGGTACATCGGCCGACGGGGTGCTCGTGTCGCCGGCCACGATCGTCGGTACGACGGGATCAGCGGGATCGGCCGGGTCGGCGGCCGCCGCGGGGGCCGACAGGATGGCCGCGGACACGCCCAGGGCGCCGATTCCCAGGCAGGCGCTACGGACCCAGACATGTGCGTTCGTCGTGAGCTTCACCGTCA
This is a stretch of genomic DNA from Mycobacterium sp. ELW1. It encodes these proteins:
- a CDS encoding acyl-CoA dehydrogenase family protein; this encodes MDFNLNKEQELLRDGLGKFLATRYDLEKSRTAAKIGPGWQPEIWRGLADDLGILGAAFPESVGGIGGGPVEIMVIAEELGRALVIEPFIDTVVVAGGLLQRADNPSAAALLERIADGSAIVALAGTEPDNGDHAVSTTAVRAGDEWVITGDKIVVTAAPLATHLLITARTSGESADPHGISLFLTEFDPASPPPGVEVHGYRTIDDRRGADLTFDGLRLPADALLVEDASPTLARARDEGAAAVCAEAVGSMRKVLSDTVEYCKQRQQFGQPIGTFQVLQHRMVDMYMELEQSVAAVYLAVLNLEAEPQVRARAVSAAKATIGRAARFIGQNAVQLHGGMGMTEELAIGHYFKRLTALQYEFGSTDEHRARYAKLTRP
- a CDS encoding SulP family inorganic anion transporter, with protein sequence MPTTASPTWLAPAIRPYRAHWLKADLLAGLSTGAVVIPLAMAYATVANMPVQIGLYTCMVPVVVYAFIGGSRVTSVTTSSTVSTLTASTMLAGGVLIGSDDQRGDLVTLTLLVGLFLLLARAFRLGMLVDNISDMTLVGIKVAVGLTVMAAQLPKLLGVPPHPHTTGFFRVAWAALSDIPRASPLTVAISVVCLATLLVLAKVAPRVPGPLVLIAVGIALSAAVALPAYGVALVPTVPSGFPMPDVPHLDRHIVPLVPGALAIAVMAFLETIAVARTSRRAEENSTEPDRELLALGTAAVAGAFFHSLPPAGGFAQTSVNLRAGARSQISGLVLAALAVLVALFIAPVLSLLPQAVLGAVVVVAVTRLVDVGALRRLYGLNPRECFGAIGVALIGLAFGLIPAVAVAVAVTLLLVLHVVNAPHVVQVIRHDKGAWVEQPENAVLIPADPLVLRCLVPLYAANVRPNIAAIRDAALDLQPPARTVVLDLVRQTVLESTVLHILVDLDLELSGAGIRLMITALPARTLQMLQRTEWWHEVEADGRYQPDLDAAVEAVGR
- a CDS encoding SDR family oxidoreductase, yielding MTRVSVITGGAGGMGRATAQIVGQDHTVVLCDIRQDRLDGAVAELESLGISATPVHCDVTDRDAVARLFETAAGIGPIASVIHTAGVSPSMGDADYVMTTNAIGTLRVNEAFFASAGEGSAIVNVASMASHMLPDEIVPAQHFDLAFTDEPRFLTEMLAACDIAGEEMRSGLAYSISKTFVRWYSAAQAERFNGRGLRIVSVSPGSVDTEMGLLEAEAGAGAMVANAAVPRWGKAEEMAELFAFCASDRATYLTGTDILNDGGVIASMRERARVAAQTA
- a CDS encoding heme-binding protein, translating into MLKTVATAVVQVAGGVGNIVGIRVGTEEPAFTVERVVDGVEIRRYGPRVAAETAIDADEESARNQGFRLLARYIFGGNSGSAKIAMTAPVAQQPSEKIAMTAPVATQRNASGEWVIRFFMPSKYTLETLPTPTDDRVRLVVVPPETVAVLRFNGSIGPGAVAERTNQLMKALHRNDIETTGEPLAWFYDPPWTLPCRRRNEVVVGVAESA
- a CDS encoding acyl-CoA dehydrogenase family protein; this translates as MDLSWSAKDLEFQAEVRAFLDQKLTPDLRQAGRLMTSVYADHEASMAWQAILHERGWAAPAWPVEYGGCDWTLTQHYIFSRESTLAGAPALSPMGISMVAHAIIAYGTPEQKDYFLPRILTGEVFFCQGYSEPEAGSDLASLSMSAVRDGDDLVCTGSKIWTTHAGEANWIFALVRTSRTGRKQQGITFVLIDMSTPGIEIRPLVMTSGEQVQNQLFFDGVRVPTSNVIGQIDDGWTVAKYLLEFERGGGATAPGLQAMARAIATAAIEQPGPDGGRLIDNPAFAAKLADVGIRAEVLEILEFRVLTTVAEGGHPGAASSMLKILSTELSQAITELAMEASGPHGRAYQPHATKPGGPVADFEPPADGYVSGQPWQAVAPLRYFNDRAGSIYAGSNEIQRNILAKATLGL
- a CDS encoding nucleoside/nucleotide kinase family protein; translation: MEILAAEVAGLLDTAPGRVLVGITGPPGAGKSTVAQALLERFDGASYVPMDGFHLSNAVLDALGRRDRKGALDTFDAAGYLAILRRIAEEYDRGDVYVPAFERRLDEPVAAGHVVLAASRLVLTEGNYLGLPDGEWAQVRPLLTRLYYVDCPAPERRVRLIRRHVEGGRTPRAAAAWVDSVDEPNARLIATAIPRCDLVVDSC